In a single window of the Oryctolagus cuniculus chromosome 2, mOryCun1.1, whole genome shotgun sequence genome:
- the NICOL1 gene encoding NELL2-interacting cell ontogeny regulator 1 isoform X1: MASPPACRAPRPPPLLLLLLGVALLGAGARAEPAAGSAVPAQSRPCVDCHAFEFMQRALQDLRKTAYSLDARTPSCCRLNAGPCAPAGPRGADHPGPALLPANNHHQHSRSRLPAPGLRCAAVSLGAPGWALQGLAVSLPHPGALPGLPCPEAGHGDRLVRDGGWGWGLLGG, encoded by the exons ATGGCCTCCCCGCCCGCCTGCCGCGCCCCgaggccgccgccgctgctgctgctgctgctgggcgtCGCGCTGCTGGGCGCCGGGGCGCGCGCCGAGCCCGCCGCCGGGAGCGCCGTCCCCGCGCAGA GCCGCCCGTGCGTCGACTGCCACGCGTTCGAGTTCATGCAGCGCGCCCTGCAGGACCTGCGCAAGACGGCCTACAGCCTGGACGCGCGG ACACCCTCCTGCTGCAGGCTGAACGCCGGGCCCTGTGCGCCTGCTGGCCCTCGGGGCGCTGACCACCCggggccagctctgctccctgccaatAACCACCACCAGCATTCCCGGTCCCGCCTCCCTGCTCCAGGCCTCCGCTGTGCCGCTGTGTCCCTGGGAGCTCCCGGCTGGGCCCTCCAGGGCCTTGCTGTCAGCCTGCCACACCCCGGGGCGCTCCCTGGCCTGCCTTGCCCTGAGGCTGGGCATGGAGACAGGCTCGTCCGcgatgggggctggggctgggggctcctgggaggctga
- the NAT8L gene encoding N-acetylaspartate synthetase produces the protein MHCGPPDMVCETKIVAAEDHEALPGARKDALLAAAGAMWPPLPAAPGPAAAPPPAPGAQPRGRAGGAGPPEGRGVCIREFRAAEQEAARRIFYDGILERIPNTAFRGLRQHPRTQLLYALLAALCFAVTRSLVLTCLVPAGLLALRYYYSRKVILAYLECALHTDMADIEQYYMKPPGSCFWVAVLDGNVVGIVAARAHEEDNTVELLRMSVDARFRGKGIAKALGRKVLEFAVVQNYSAVVLGTTAVKVAAHKLYESLGFRHMGASDRYVLPGMTLSLAERLFFQVRYHRYRLQLREE, from the exons ATGCATTGTGGGCCTCCCGACATGGTCTGCGAGACGAAGATCGTGGCCGCCGAGGATCATGAGGCGCTGCCGGGGGCCAGGAAGGACGCGTTGCTCGCCGCCGCCGGCGCCATGTGGCCCCCGCTGCCCGCTGCCCCCGGGCCGGCCGCCGCGCCCCCACCTGCCCCGGGCGCCCAGCCCCGCggccgggcggggggcgcggggccgCCGGAGGGGCGCGGCGTGTGCATCCGCGAGTTCCGCGCCGCGGAGCAGGAGGCTGCGCGCCGCATCTTCTACGACGGCATCTTGGAGCGCATCCCCAACACGGCCTTCCGCGGCCTGCGGCAGCACCCGCGCACGCAGCTGCTCTACGCCCTGCTAGCGG CGCTCTGCTTCGCCGTGACCCGCTCGCTGGTGCTGACGTGCCTCGTGCCGGCCGGGCTGCTGGCCCTGCGCTATTACTACAGCCGCAAGGTGATCCTGGCCTACCTCGAGTGCGCGCTGCACACAGACATGGCTGACATAGAGCAGTACTACATGAAGCCGCCGG GCTCCTGCTTCTGGGTGGCTGTGCTGGACGGCAacgtggtgggcattgtggccgCACGGGCCCACGAGGAGGACAACACGGTGGAGCTGCTGCGCATGTCCGTGGACGCGCGCTTCCGCGGCAAGGGCATCGCCAAGGCGCTGGGCCGGAAGGTGCTGGAGTTCGCCGTGGTGCAGAACTACTCCGCGGTGGTGTTGGGCACGACGGCTGTCAAGGTGGCCGCCCACAAGCTCTACGAGTCCCTGGGCTTCAGACACATGGGCGCGAGTGACCGCTACGTGCTGCCTGGCATGACCCTCTCGCTGGCCGAGCGCCTCTTCTTCCAGGTCCGCTACCACCGCTACCGTCTGCAGCTGCGTGAGGAGTGA
- the NICOL1 gene encoding NELL2-interacting cell ontogeny regulator 1 isoform X2 codes for MASPPACRAPRPPPLLLLLLGVALLGAGARAEPAAGSAVPAQSRPCVDCHAFEFMQRALQDLRKTAYSLDARTDTLLLQAERRALCACWPSGR; via the exons ATGGCCTCCCCGCCCGCCTGCCGCGCCCCgaggccgccgccgctgctgctgctgctgctgggcgtCGCGCTGCTGGGCGCCGGGGCGCGCGCCGAGCCCGCCGCCGGGAGCGCCGTCCCCGCGCAGA GCCGCCCGTGCGTCGACTGCCACGCGTTCGAGTTCATGCAGCGCGCCCTGCAGGACCTGCGCAAGACGGCCTACAGCCTGGACGCGCGG ACAGACACCCTCCTGCTGCAGGCTGAACGCCGGGCCCTGTGCGCCTGCTGGCCCTCGGGGCGCTGA